The region GGGTGATCGTACGCTCCCCGGCGGGGAACCGGTCCACGCGGCCCGAGGGGTGCGAGAACTCCACCGGCACGGGGGAGTCCACCCGGGCCCGCCCGTTCTCCACGGCGACCTCCACGAACCCGTGCGGGGTGGGCACCCGTCCGGCGATCCTCTCCAGCCGGCCCGGCCGCGGCGCCACCCGCACCGACGCGTACCCCGGCTCGGCGGGCGACACCCCGAGCGTGTGCACGACCAGGTCGCGGGCGGGCGTCGCCGACCACCCGTGCGCGAACGACCCGCCCTCCCAGCACTCGCGCAGCGCGCTCGGGCCGCTCTCCAGCAGGACCGCCCAGTCCCGGTACAGGTCCACCAGGGCGTCGGCCGCGCCCAGTTCGGCCAGCGCGTCGTGCACGACGTAGCGGAAGAACGGCTGGGCGCCGACCACCCGCGCCTCGGTGTCCCAGTCGGGCGCCTCCCGCAGGTGCACGGGGGTGCCGTCGTAGGCGCCGCGCTCGTCGACCCCGTGGTCGGCCAGCGGGCTGCGGGTGAACATCGCGTCCCGGTCCAGCAGCAGGTCCCGCACGCGGTCCCGCCGCCGCGGCGGCACCAGGCGCGCGCACACCGCGGCCGCGGCCGTGTGCTCGCTGACCCCGCGCCCGGGGCCCGCGGGGCCCAGGGTGTCGCGGTAGGCGCCGCGCTCCTCGTCCCAGAACGCCTCGAACCCCTCGGCCAGGCGCGCGTGGGCGTCCCGCGCCCACAGGGCCCGCCCGGGGTCTCCCGACCAGGCGGCCATCTCGGCGAAGTCCGCGAGGGCCCGGCCCCACAGGGCGTTGAGCGCGGCCGAGCACCCGGCCACCTGGACGGGGGACCAGTCGATCAGCACCCATCCGGGCACGTCGTGCAGCAGGCCGTCCGGGCGCGCGTGCCGCGCGAACCAGCGCAGCACCCCCTCGGCGGTGCCGAGCAGCTCCGCGACCGCCTCCCGGTCGCCGGTGTACCGGTACAGCAGGTGCACCGACCGGATCCAGTGCAGCGCCCAGTCGGGGATGGGCGGCACCCCGTCGCGGGCGAAGTCGCCGGCGACGACCATGGGGAGCATGCCGTCGGGGCGCGCCCGGGCGAGCAGCCGGGGGTTCCACACGGCCAGCGACCAGTCGGGCGAGGTCGCCAGGTCCACCGCCTGGTGCACGACGGCGTCGCCGACCCAGGCGCGCGACTCCCGGGTGGGGCAGTCGAGGTAGGCGTCCTGCGCCGTGAGGTCGACGGTGCGCAGCGCCACCGCGAACAGGTGCTCCAGGAAGGGGTCGGAGCACTCGAACCCGGCCCCCGCGGGGCGCGGGCGCAGGGCCTCGCGGACGGCCACCGCCACCTCCACGTCGGGGCCGTCCACGGACAGCACCAGGTACCGGCCGCCGGAGGGGTCCGAGGCGGTGAACCGGGTGCGGCCGTTCCGGGTGCGGATCCGGAACGGCGCGGCCGAGCCGAGGGCCACCGGTGTGACGGCCTCCACCAGGGCGCCGGTGACCGTGCGGCCCGCGGGCCCGTCCAGGGTCAGCCGGGTGCGCCCGGACACGATCCGGCCCAGGTCGAACACGGCCAGCGCCCGCCCCCCGGGCCGGTCGGGGCCGGCCGGGGTCCCGTCCTCCAGTACGGCCGCGTCGGCCGCCAGCGCGGTGTGCACGTCGGGGTCGGCGCCGGGGGGCAGCGCGTACCACAGGGGCGGCCCGACCGGGGCGTGCCGGGTGACCGCCGGGGGCGGCAGCGGATGGGGCAGGAGCACCCCGTACGGGTGCCCGCCCGGCCGGGTGCGCCCGCGCGGACCGGTGACGGCGTGCGCGGCCTGCACCGTCGCCGGGGCCCAGCCGGTGTCGTCGAACCCGGCCCCGGTCCACCCCGGGTCCAGCAGGCGCGCGTCGAACGCCTCGGGGATCTGGGAGTTCAGCAGCCCCATGGGGCGGCACCGCTCCCAGGCGTCGCCCTCCCGGACCCGCCAGTGGGGGCCGCTGGCCGCCGCCACGGAGCCGTCCACCTCCACCTCCGCCACCAGCGAGCCGCCGCCCTGGGTGAACGTGGGCGGGGTCGGCTCCCACCACGGCGTCGGATGGCCGTAGAACCGGGCCGCCACGGCCAGCACGTTCTCCCCCTCCACCAGCGCGCCGGCCAGGTCGTGGACGGAGTAGTACAGGGTGCCGGGCCCGTGGCGGACGGGGCCGTCGCCGACCTCCACCCCGTTCAGGTAGGCGGTGTAGCGCGAGTCCGCCGTGATGAACAGGCGTGCCCCGCGTACGGGTCCGGCCACGCGGAAGACGGTCCGGAACAGGACCCGGTGGTCGAACCGGTCGGGGTCGTGCCTCCCGAACGGGTTGTCGGGGCCCGGCGGGGCCAGCGCGGGCCGGTCCGACCAGATCCATTCCCCGGTCCAGGCCCGGGGCTCGGCGCGGAAGCCGGGAGGGGCGGCCCCGGTCGGTGCGGCGGCGGGTGCGTGCACGGCGTTCTCCTCTCGTGTCGGTGCGTCGGACGCCCGGGGGTTCACGGCGTCCCGTTCGCGGCGCGGTCCGCGGACAGGGACCGGCGCCGGGCCAGCGCGCTCATCGCCTCCACGGCCATGGCGCGGTCGACGGGGTAGGCCAGCAGCACCAGGCCGCCCAACAGCAGCAGGCCCCCGGGCAGCAGCGACTGGGTCAGGTGCAGGCCGCTCAGTGCCGCCTCGGTCTGCTCCCGGCCGGCCCGGTACCCGGAGAAGGCCAGGGAGTAGGCCGTCAGCGCGCCGCCGATGCCGCCCCCGGCCTTGGCCGCGAACGACGACAGCGAGGCCAGGGCCGCCTCGGCCCGAAAGCCCGTGCGCCACTCGGTGACGTCGGTCAGTTCGGCCACCAGCACGTAGTTCAGCGCCACCGCTCCGCCCGCGCCCAGGCCCGCCACCGCGAACCCCGCCAGGTAGTAGGCCCCGGGCATCCCCGGGGCCAGGGCGATCGTGGCGAACCCGCCGACGGCCACGGCGGCGCTCGCGAGGTAGCCGTTGCGGGGGCCCAGCCGGCCGGCCAGGACCGGGCCCGCGATGCTGCCCGCCATCATCGGCCCGATCATCACCACGGCCGCCGCGCTCACCAGCGCCGCCGAGCCCGCGTAGTAGGTGAAGAAGAACGGCATGCAGGCGAGCATCGCGGCGCTGGCCGCCGACACCGCCACCTTGGCGACGAGCAGCAGCGGCACCGCGCGTCCGGTGAGGAACATCCGGC is a window of Nocardiopsis changdeensis DNA encoding:
- a CDS encoding alpha-L-rhamnosidase N-terminal domain-containing protein — its product is MHAPAAAPTGAAPPGFRAEPRAWTGEWIWSDRPALAPPGPDNPFGRHDPDRFDHRVLFRTVFRVAGPVRGARLFITADSRYTAYLNGVEVGDGPVRHGPGTLYYSVHDLAGALVEGENVLAVAARFYGHPTPWWEPTPPTFTQGGGSLVAEVEVDGSVAAASGPHWRVREGDAWERCRPMGLLNSQIPEAFDARLLDPGWTGAGFDDTGWAPATVQAAHAVTGPRGRTRPGGHPYGVLLPHPLPPPAVTRHAPVGPPLWYALPPGADPDVHTALAADAAVLEDGTPAGPDRPGGRALAVFDLGRIVSGRTRLTLDGPAGRTVTGALVEAVTPVALGSAAPFRIRTRNGRTRFTASDPSGGRYLVLSVDGPDVEVAVAVREALRPRPAGAGFECSDPFLEHLFAVALRTVDLTAQDAYLDCPTRESRAWVGDAVVHQAVDLATSPDWSLAVWNPRLLARARPDGMLPMVVAGDFARDGVPPIPDWALHWIRSVHLLYRYTGDREAVAELLGTAEGVLRWFARHARPDGLLHDVPGWVLIDWSPVQVAGCSAALNALWGRALADFAEMAAWSGDPGRALWARDAHARLAEGFEAFWDEERGAYRDTLGPAGPGRGVSEHTAAAAVCARLVPPRRRDRVRDLLLDRDAMFTRSPLADHGVDERGAYDGTPVHLREAPDWDTEARVVGAQPFFRYVVHDALAELGAADALVDLYRDWAVLLESGPSALRECWEGGSFAHGWSATPARDLVVHTLGVSPAEPGYASVRVAPRPGRLERIAGRVPTPHGFVEVAVENGRARVDSPVPVEFSHPSGRVDRFPAGERTITLHHAFPRGDQP
- a CDS encoding MFS transporter, translating into MATTPAPGAPGSTSLAERASYLAGNLGDIVPSTVIGSFLLLYLTDGVGLAPAAVGTLLLVARLVDAATDPVMGYVVDHLPATRYGRFRPYLLVGSLLAAASFAALFLAPALAPDPLVAVWVAYLVWGLAFDFMDVPLNALLPAMTDVPRDRARLAGIKGLTYLFGAGAVTAAVLPAVNALGGGTAGWGSFAVLVAAGSALLMAVSAAGVRERVRPVREERYGPRDLGRMFLTGRAVPLLLVAKVAVSAASAAMLACMPFFFTYYAGSAALVSAAAVVMIGPMMAGSIAGPVLAGRLGPRNGYLASAAVAVGGFATIALAPGMPGAYYLAGFAVAGLGAGGAVALNYVLVAELTDVTEWRTGFRAEAALASLSSFAAKAGGGIGGALTAYSLAFSGYRAGREQTEAALSGLHLTQSLLPGGLLLLGGLVLLAYPVDRAMAVEAMSALARRRSLSADRAANGTP